Proteins encoded by one window of Desulfovibrio inopinatus DSM 10711:
- the pgl gene encoding 6-phosphogluconolactonase encodes MSGMIVRRFPTPEEAQARAAQYLRECADESIAARGRFMCILTGGSSVNNVYETLASGDPGKNFPWEKTHIFFSDERMVTPSDTLSNHALVRERLLNRVPLPQSHIHIIRGDTIPPENAAQTYENEMRTAFPDVAPGKFPCFDFCLLGMGPDGHVASLFPGQSSLDETSAWAVYVPVAGHTPLVARTSLTLPVLNASRTVLFLAFGEAKKTLIERITTNPHEAAQDYPAARISPAGTLYWFVNT; translated from the coding sequence ATGTCCGGTATGATCGTGCGCCGCTTCCCCACCCCGGAAGAAGCCCAAGCTCGGGCTGCACAATATCTTCGAGAATGCGCTGACGAAAGCATCGCTGCTCGAGGACGTTTTATGTGTATCCTCACGGGGGGATCGTCGGTCAATAATGTATATGAAACACTGGCTTCAGGTGATCCAGGAAAAAATTTTCCCTGGGAGAAAACCCACATTTTTTTTTCCGATGAACGCATGGTCACTCCAAGCGATACATTAAGCAATCACGCTTTAGTCCGCGAACGCCTCCTCAACCGTGTTCCTTTACCCCAATCGCATATTCATATCATCCGTGGCGATACTATTCCCCCGGAAAACGCTGCTCAAACATATGAAAATGAAATGCGCACAGCGTTCCCCGACGTTGCTCCAGGAAAATTTCCTTGCTTCGATTTTTGTCTGCTCGGCATGGGGCCGGACGGACATGTAGCCTCTCTGTTCCCCGGACAAAGCTCGCTTGACGAAACGTCAGCCTGGGCGGTCTACGTCCCTGTCGCCGGGCATACACCGCTCGTGGCTCGAACAAGTCTGACGCTGCCTGTACTCAACGCGAGCCGCACCGTCCTCTTTCTCGCGTTTGGTGAAGCCAAAAAAACTCTTATTGAGCGCATTACCACCAATCCACACGAAGCTGCGCAAGATTACCCGGCTGCCCGAATCTCACCCGCTGGTACTCTTTACTGGTTTGTTAATACATAA
- a CDS encoding NAD-glutamate dehydrogenase domain-containing protein yields the protein MSALSESERRLVIDELGRQLDSHADRLAPWFFDNLPEYYFRTHTLEEQVEHLRSLISGQVTREGRTVAIRNPEQTKVTYLAPGEDIDGFLGRLKDIARSHVISAAMYESFDSSLRLDDFTIEDANPALPNDEKIQHDTAEAIEEGVVRQADKDEFIAFLRRAPAQYVEKFDPIRAARHFDIERTQCRCEDVHVTLTPIENEKESRIICAMANPPRTGLLGRAVRLLVRAGLHIHRGYLDIFREDGVPVFGVLSFYVTLNGQPLYEADHVWRSIKDQLPLIKWLAPHDLQWFADHRRWNIKKVALLQAACEFAHQFLIKTNLYAFTSDNIVRSLLAHPDETDLVIQYFYSRFDPKVFKITPLGTDRSREIYDKAKAATDCIDDDVAREVLYQILHFFKFTLRTNYFLPSRYGLSFRLSSDYLADIPEKDRPYGFFFFHGPLSQGFHVRYRETSRGGVRIVPTRTQEQFEVESNRVFTEVTNLARAQQYKNKDIPEGGAKAVILLGPGGECGLAFKSMVDSLLDIILPDEDSPALPDLVDYLGQQELIYLGPDENIDPEHIVWAVERAKMRGYPYPQAFMSSKPKAGINHKQYGVTSLGVVVFAEEILRHLGIDPRSMPFTVKLTGGPAGDVAGNAVRILHNEYGENAVIVSMSDGHGAAFDPQGLDHNELLRLVSEEKSIDSFNPALLSGKEAFVVSTADPNAPNHRENVRIRNMLHNTVKADLFIPAGGRPDTINTRNWRNFLDAEGLPTARAIVEGANIFITAEARAFLQEEGVLIVHGASANKTGVICSSYEILGGLVMTEDEFLAIKDCYVTDVLDILRLRASNEAKLMLRERKAAGGNKPLTEISLALAREMNRLADSLLNTLVENTPDIANDPILSRLYTTYCPTCLVEAHKDRLFTHVPQRYIYALIAAHAASTIVYAEGVGWFDALSKLRDPFQVIRAYFEEKDKLNVLTHHLSCSDTKEAAEARRILERSGRKLLTMESLDLA from the coding sequence ATGTCTGCACTGTCCGAGTCTGAACGCCGTCTTGTCATCGATGAACTGGGAAGACAACTCGATAGTCATGCCGATCGACTTGCCCCCTGGTTCTTCGATAACCTTCCAGAATATTATTTCCGTACACACACCCTTGAAGAGCAAGTGGAACATTTACGCTCGCTCATCTCCGGTCAAGTCACCCGCGAAGGCCGCACCGTAGCCATCCGCAACCCTGAACAAACCAAAGTGACCTATCTCGCACCGGGAGAGGACATCGACGGATTTCTCGGACGACTCAAAGACATTGCACGCTCGCATGTTATTTCGGCAGCTATGTACGAGAGTTTTGATTCATCCTTACGCCTTGATGATTTCACAATTGAAGATGCAAACCCAGCTCTCCCCAATGATGAAAAGATCCAACACGATACGGCCGAAGCGATTGAGGAAGGTGTTGTTCGCCAAGCCGATAAAGATGAATTCATCGCTTTTTTGCGCCGTGCTCCGGCTCAATATGTCGAGAAATTCGACCCCATCCGTGCAGCCAGGCATTTCGATATCGAACGAACCCAATGTCGATGCGAAGACGTCCATGTTACCTTGACCCCTATCGAGAACGAAAAAGAATCACGCATTATTTGTGCTATGGCCAACCCTCCACGGACAGGACTTCTCGGTCGCGCCGTTCGCCTGCTTGTGCGTGCCGGGTTACATATTCATAGAGGTTATCTCGATATTTTTCGCGAAGATGGCGTTCCGGTTTTCGGTGTTCTCAGTTTTTATGTGACACTCAACGGTCAACCACTTTACGAGGCGGACCATGTCTGGAGATCAATAAAAGATCAGCTTCCGCTTATAAAATGGCTTGCGCCCCATGATCTGCAATGGTTTGCCGACCACCGGAGATGGAATATCAAAAAAGTTGCCCTTCTCCAGGCTGCCTGTGAATTTGCCCATCAGTTTCTTATCAAAACCAATTTGTATGCCTTTACCTCGGACAATATCGTACGCTCACTCTTGGCACACCCCGATGAGACCGACCTTGTCATACAATATTTTTATTCCCGATTTGATCCGAAAGTATTCAAAATCACGCCATTGGGGACGGATCGAAGTCGCGAAATCTACGATAAAGCCAAGGCGGCCACGGACTGCATTGATGATGATGTCGCACGTGAAGTACTGTATCAAATTCTTCACTTCTTTAAATTCACCCTCCGGACAAACTACTTTCTCCCGTCGCGCTACGGGCTGAGTTTCCGTTTATCTTCAGATTATCTTGCGGATATTCCAGAAAAAGATCGACCATACGGATTCTTCTTTTTCCATGGGCCGTTATCGCAGGGATTTCACGTTCGCTATCGAGAAACCTCTCGTGGAGGCGTTCGTATTGTTCCCACCCGTACTCAAGAACAATTTGAAGTTGAATCCAATCGCGTGTTCACCGAAGTCACAAACTTGGCACGAGCGCAACAATATAAAAACAAGGATATCCCTGAAGGCGGAGCCAAAGCGGTCATTTTACTTGGACCAGGCGGCGAATGTGGATTGGCCTTTAAAAGCATGGTCGATTCTCTTCTCGACATCATTTTACCCGATGAAGACAGCCCAGCCTTGCCCGATCTTGTCGACTATCTCGGGCAGCAGGAACTTATCTATCTGGGACCAGATGAAAATATTGACCCCGAACATATTGTATGGGCTGTAGAACGCGCCAAAATGCGCGGTTACCCCTACCCACAGGCGTTCATGAGTTCAAAGCCCAAAGCGGGCATCAATCACAAGCAATATGGCGTCACGAGTCTCGGCGTTGTCGTGTTTGCCGAAGAGATATTGCGCCATCTCGGCATCGATCCTCGCAGCATGCCGTTTACAGTCAAACTGACTGGAGGACCGGCCGGAGATGTTGCCGGGAATGCTGTACGCATTCTCCATAATGAGTACGGCGAAAATGCCGTCATCGTCTCCATGTCGGATGGTCATGGGGCAGCCTTTGATCCGCAAGGCCTCGACCACAACGAGTTGTTGCGTCTAGTCAGTGAAGAAAAGAGCATCGACTCGTTCAACCCTGCTCTCCTCAGCGGAAAAGAGGCATTTGTTGTATCGACTGCTGATCCCAATGCCCCGAACCATCGCGAAAATGTGCGCATTCGAAATATGTTGCACAACACGGTCAAGGCCGACCTGTTTATCCCGGCAGGAGGTAGACCCGATACCATCAATACGCGCAATTGGCGCAATTTTCTTGATGCCGAAGGACTTCCGACCGCTCGAGCTATTGTTGAGGGAGCAAACATTTTCATCACGGCCGAAGCACGGGCCTTCCTCCAGGAGGAAGGCGTTCTCATTGTTCATGGTGCGTCTGCCAATAAAACCGGCGTTATCTGTTCCTCCTATGAAATCCTCGGGGGACTCGTCATGACGGAAGACGAGTTCCTGGCTATAAAAGATTGTTATGTCACGGATGTTCTCGACATTTTGCGTCTTCGTGCATCCAATGAAGCGAAGCTTATGCTCCGCGAACGAAAAGCGGCAGGGGGAAACAAGCCGTTAACAGAAATAAGCTTAGCCCTAGCTCGGGAAATGAATCGTCTTGCCGATTCATTGTTGAACACCCTGGTAGAAAACACGCCCGACATCGCCAACGATCCCATTTTATCTCGTCTCTACACGACGTATTGCCCCACGTGTCTTGTCGAGGCACACAAGGATCGTCTTTTTACCCACGTCCCTCAGCGTTATATTTATGCTCTTATTGCAGCCCATGCCGCCTCAACTATTGTCTACGCTGAAGGGGTAGGCTGGTTCGATGCACTCAGCAAATTGCGCGATCCCTTCCAGGTTATTCGCGCCTATTTTGAAGAAAAGGACAAACTCAATGTCTTGACGCACCATCTGTCGTGTTCTGATACGAAGGAAGCCGCAGAAGCCAGGCGTATTCTGGAACGATCAGGCCGCAAACTCTTGACCATGGAATCTCTTGATCTGGCGTAA
- a CDS encoding carboxypeptidase M32 — MNDNTAYSQLVTLFAEVSRLESALELLDWDSQTKMPSKGGPYRAEQIEILTRIIHQRRTDPSIGRLLSQAEDHASSTEHSDVIMTNLHRWRQDYEREVKVPAELASKLAETAARAKDAWLEARKENSFAIFEPLFREILDLTLTKAEALGYEEEPYDALLDAYEPGSRTRDVAHLFSRLREDLTELFQDIVKKRDTAEACPILPPGPYGVAEQSAFIQDIATALGYNFQSGRMDESAHPFSIQLSPGDVRITIAHDESDFTKALLAGIHETGHALYSLGLPAEHFGTPMGQYVSLGVHESQSRLFENFIGRSLPFWEFALPIARQYFPQLAAFTPHDMARYVSHVCPDCIRVHADELTYNMHIMVRFEIELGLTRRELNVKDVPAAWNERMQEFLNITPPSDSDGALQDIHWSLGAIGYFPTYTLGNVYAAQLYNALIKDLGAQDEHFRAGDFKPFLDWNRRFVHSKGRQFDPPELISQATGELPNAQYLVDALKQKMALLL, encoded by the coding sequence ATGAATGACAACACCGCGTATTCCCAACTTGTTACGCTTTTTGCGGAAGTCAGTCGCCTGGAATCCGCTCTCGAACTTCTCGACTGGGATAGCCAAACCAAAATGCCGTCGAAAGGCGGTCCGTATCGAGCTGAACAGATTGAAATTTTAACACGAATTATTCACCAACGCCGAACCGATCCATCAATTGGCCGTCTTCTCAGCCAAGCTGAAGATCATGCATCGTCGACGGAACACAGCGACGTCATCATGACAAACTTACATCGTTGGCGGCAGGATTATGAACGAGAAGTGAAAGTCCCTGCGGAACTCGCTTCAAAACTTGCCGAAACAGCAGCACGCGCCAAAGATGCCTGGCTTGAAGCGCGGAAAGAAAATAGCTTTGCGATATTTGAACCACTCTTTCGCGAGATCCTTGACCTGACGCTGACGAAAGCCGAAGCTTTAGGGTATGAAGAGGAACCGTATGACGCCCTCCTCGACGCCTACGAGCCCGGAAGCCGAACCCGTGATGTTGCCCACCTCTTCTCCAGACTTCGTGAAGACTTGACGGAACTCTTTCAAGACATCGTGAAGAAACGTGACACGGCGGAGGCGTGCCCGATCTTGCCCCCCGGCCCATATGGAGTAGCAGAGCAATCTGCATTTATTCAAGATATTGCCACCGCGCTCGGCTATAATTTTCAAAGCGGACGCATGGATGAGTCGGCTCACCCCTTTTCCATACAACTCTCTCCCGGTGATGTGCGTATTACCATCGCTCATGATGAATCCGACTTCACAAAAGCACTCCTGGCCGGCATCCATGAAACTGGTCATGCGCTCTATTCTTTAGGATTACCCGCTGAACACTTCGGCACTCCTATGGGGCAATATGTCTCTCTGGGGGTGCATGAGTCCCAATCGCGCCTTTTTGAAAATTTCATTGGTCGCAGCCTACCGTTTTGGGAATTTGCCCTTCCTATTGCCAGGCAATACTTTCCACAACTTGCGGCATTCACCCCACACGATATGGCACGCTATGTCAGCCATGTTTGTCCGGACTGCATTCGGGTTCATGCCGATGAGCTTACATACAACATGCACATCATGGTTCGTTTCGAAATCGAACTTGGTCTGACGCGGCGCGAACTCAACGTCAAAGATGTGCCTGCAGCGTGGAACGAACGTATGCAGGAATTTCTTAATATCACCCCCCCCAGCGATAGTGACGGCGCACTGCAGGATATCCACTGGTCCCTTGGGGCTATTGGGTATTTTCCGACATACACGCTAGGGAATGTCTATGCTGCGCAGCTCTATAATGCACTGATCAAAGACCTCGGTGCACAGGATGAGCATTTTCGAGCTGGAGATTTCAAACCGTTTCTCGATTGGAACCGTCGGTTTGTTCATTCCAAAGGACGCCAGTTCGATCCTCCCGAACTGATATCGCAGGCAACAGGTGAATTGCCGAATGCCCAATACCTCGTCGACGCATTGAAGCAAAAAATGGCCCTATTACTCTAA
- a CDS encoding HD domain-containing phosphohydrolase: MKEKILFVDDEPRVLKAIQRNLRKKFDVEIAIGAHEALQCIASKGPFAVIVSDLSMPDMDGIEFFERLRRSQPLSVRIMFTGNADVQSAMEAVNKGHVFRFLIKPASSDIVMETVKAGLEQYRLITAEKELLRGTLGGIIKMITQLLGLVNPEAFGRASRIKKNVVATAKILGADHLWRFELAAMLSQIGCVMLPQDTLGMSYRGDVVSSEEQRLFAMHPVLARELVVNIPRLQEVAEMVAYQNTSFSGERMSEKNVTGQAIPLGARILKIALDYDSLILSGSSEENALVQLMEHKEHYDPEVLEAFASILASTPNPKIQKRPVKDILPGAILAQDVRGRNGMLYFAKGMELSQPYLEHLHHLVRSGHTDDVAKVEVPSSERTVWGDASSRSVKDTPVLDVPAVAIGTARKIMQMFKTMLDHDMLGPAIDAICSALEVYMAKDIVPQDKKELFRLIRSGVLLLGENERFASLYPDTLVFKQGREYELLAHLKMFAKDLTIIESENT, encoded by the coding sequence GTGAAAGAAAAGATTTTGTTTGTTGATGATGAGCCCCGAGTACTGAAGGCGATACAAAGGAACTTACGGAAAAAATTTGATGTCGAAATTGCAATTGGCGCTCATGAGGCGCTTCAATGCATCGCATCAAAGGGACCGTTTGCCGTCATCGTATCGGATTTAAGCATGCCCGATATGGACGGCATCGAATTTTTTGAACGGTTACGCCGCTCTCAACCTTTGAGTGTCCGTATTATGTTCACTGGTAATGCCGATGTGCAATCGGCGATGGAAGCGGTCAACAAAGGACATGTTTTTCGCTTTCTCATCAAGCCAGCGTCCAGCGATATCGTGATGGAGACCGTAAAAGCCGGCTTAGAACAATATCGGCTCATAACAGCGGAAAAAGAATTGTTACGCGGGACACTCGGCGGCATCATTAAAATGATTACCCAGCTTTTGGGGTTGGTAAATCCCGAAGCCTTTGGCCGGGCTTCACGAATTAAAAAGAATGTTGTGGCAACAGCCAAAATTCTGGGAGCTGACCACTTGTGGCGATTCGAGCTGGCAGCCATGTTGAGTCAGATTGGCTGTGTCATGCTTCCGCAAGATACTCTTGGTATGAGTTATCGGGGAGACGTTGTCAGTAGTGAAGAACAGCGCCTGTTCGCCATGCATCCAGTTTTAGCTCGTGAACTTGTTGTCAATATTCCGCGACTTCAAGAAGTGGCCGAAATGGTGGCGTATCAGAATACGTCATTTTCCGGTGAAAGGATGTCTGAAAAGAATGTTACCGGACAAGCCATTCCTCTTGGAGCGCGCATTCTTAAAATTGCTTTAGATTATGATAGTCTTATTCTTTCCGGGAGTTCTGAAGAAAATGCACTGGTGCAGCTAATGGAGCACAAAGAGCATTATGACCCGGAAGTGCTTGAAGCCTTCGCAAGTATTCTTGCATCGACACCGAACCCGAAAATACAGAAGAGACCTGTTAAAGACATCCTTCCCGGAGCGATACTCGCCCAAGATGTGAGGGGAAGAAACGGGATGCTTTATTTTGCCAAAGGCATGGAACTCTCTCAACCCTACTTGGAACATCTGCATCATCTCGTTCGTTCCGGTCATACTGATGACGTCGCCAAAGTTGAGGTTCCTTCTTCAGAACGCACCGTTTGGGGGGATGCCTCATCGAGGTCTGTAAAAGATACTCCGGTTTTGGATGTGCCGGCTGTAGCTATTGGGACGGCTCGGAAGATCATGCAGATGTTTAAGACAATGCTCGATCATGACATGCTCGGCCCGGCAATCGATGCGATATGTAGCGCGCTTGAAGTATATATGGCGAAGGATATCGTACCGCAGGATAAAAAAGAACTCTTTCGACTTATTCGTAGTGGAGTTCTTCTTCTTGGAGAAAACGAGCGGTTTGCCAGTCTCTATCCCGACACGTTGGTTTTTAAGCAAGGTCGTGAATACGAACTTCTTGCCCATCTCAAAATGTTCGCTAAAGATTTAACTATTATCGAATCGGAGAACACATAA
- the purU gene encoding formyltetrahydrofolate deformylase, whose translation MNNTARLLITCPDRPGIVSAVTTFLYSHNANINDLDQHSTDPEGGTFFMRLEFQTPHLNVSKESLEESFGNVVADRFDMDWQISYASEPKRTAVLVSKHDHALLEILWRVQRGDLKCNLTQVISNHSDLEAEVTAFGIPFHHVPVDKDNREASEDAILKLLGDDTDLVILARYMQILTARFISPFPNRIINIHHSFLPAFVGANPYARAYDKGVKLIGATAHYVTEELDEGPIIEQDVARVTHRRNVDNLKNLGSDLERTVLARAVKWHLEDRILVHGNKTVVFT comes from the coding sequence ATGAACAATACTGCACGCTTGCTTATCACCTGTCCCGACCGACCAGGCATTGTCTCGGCCGTGACGACATTTCTCTATTCCCATAATGCCAATATCAACGACCTGGATCAGCATTCCACCGACCCTGAAGGTGGAACATTCTTTATGCGGCTCGAATTTCAAACGCCGCATCTCAATGTATCGAAAGAATCTCTTGAGGAATCTTTCGGAAACGTCGTGGCCGACCGGTTTGATATGGACTGGCAAATCTCCTATGCCAGCGAGCCCAAGCGAACCGCTGTGCTTGTTTCCAAGCATGATCATGCACTTTTAGAAATCTTGTGGCGGGTCCAACGCGGCGATCTCAAATGCAACTTAACCCAAGTCATAAGTAATCACTCTGACCTTGAAGCTGAAGTGACAGCATTCGGTATCCCTTTTCATCACGTCCCGGTTGATAAAGATAACCGCGAAGCCTCTGAAGACGCCATACTGAAGTTATTAGGGGACGACACAGACCTTGTAATTCTAGCGCGATATATGCAAATTCTTACCGCTCGCTTCATCTCTCCTTTTCCCAACCGGATTATTAATATCCACCACTCCTTTTTGCCAGCGTTTGTTGGTGCGAATCCCTATGCGAGAGCATACGATAAAGGGGTGAAACTCATCGGTGCAACGGCGCACTATGTCACGGAAGAACTCGACGAAGGCCCTATCATTGAGCAAGATGTGGCCCGAGTGACCCACCGGAGAAATGTGGACAATCTGAAAAACCTTGGATCGGATCTCGAACGAACCGTCCTTGCACGCGCTGTCAAATGGCACTTGGAAGACCGCATTCTTGTGCATGGAAATAAAACGGTCGTTTTTACTTAA
- a CDS encoding PAS domain S-box protein encodes MTEYSISSQEEKVPCIHVNHRGIITDVNPAFCTTFHWNAEDLLGASLTTIIPEKLRDAHHLGFSRYLETQIPTLLGESLALDIKAGDGHILAAIHRIEREPDSFPPRFVAYITPLSEKESLA; translated from the coding sequence ATGACAGAATACTCCATATCTTCACAAGAAGAGAAAGTCCCCTGCATTCATGTCAACCATCGGGGAATTATTACCGATGTTAATCCCGCGTTTTGCACAACATTTCATTGGAACGCCGAAGATCTCCTCGGCGCTTCATTGACAACCATTATTCCGGAAAAACTGCGGGACGCGCACCACCTTGGATTTTCTCGCTACCTGGAAACACAAATTCCTACCTTACTCGGAGAGAGTCTTGCGTTGGATATCAAGGCCGGAGACGGTCATATTCTCGCTGCAATACATCGCATAGAGCGAGAGCCTGATTCTTTCCCTCCGCGTTTTGTTGCGTATATTACGCCCTTATCGGAGAAGGAATCACTCGCGTGA
- a CDS encoding PAS domain S-box protein, which yields MTKDSTQLVDELHAVLGKMETALASIDEAIVWTDNSGTIQWCNAAFCRLLGQARIAILGKPVTDIARLRLNGVTLPDSAHPITRLLVDEQNLDAVYELFTTNGIVTVNLSATRFTNAKHEVSIVFVLRSMTDEAESSQIKLLGAALAASASAVVITTPDGNIEWINPAFTTLTGYEFYEVFGFNIKLLRSGKHDMAFYNAMYNTIYSGQVWRGELINKRKDGTIYHEEQTITPIVDDTGIITHFIAIKHDITERIETQKRIMETNVLLDGLRKSQDAYLASPGPEALFQKLSHILQAITGARFGIVGEVLYTRKNKPHLKTSALLHLRNTITASSPSLWRTQLRILFPRIRQAFTSKRAVFDNAPSPEAGLSNIVCLPILRQHRVIGLVCLAGVERNHAGTDIEDFLSPFLSTCAALFQSMENDRKRQHAERELAERETKFRKIFQYAGDGIILHTLDGTILDANETMLNMLGFNHAELRGKSVTSLHPVTMLEKAGRTVRDLQTHSSVSIEIDFIRQDGSTFPAEVRATRFNIGGKSQVLGVVRDMSEHHAAQAALQYAHDELHDYTERLNEDLLAAATIQRSFLPSSLPEIDFAHIAWRFEPSAHVGGDMFGVIKFSPDALGLFLLDVAGHGVPAALVAVSVAQLLNLHSGILIDKTQGYIIEPANVLEELDLLFPIERFGRHFTMFYGILYRNGQFISTNAGHPPGLVLSKNGHMQHLETGGTLVGMGGLFPFAQSTIQLTSGDKVILYSDGVIEREDNKTHLFGLENLKQFLSHCNELPLDQIPSSVYKNIMDYGQQTPLDDDFSLMIIHYTPHSLRGTTLKDPS from the coding sequence GTGACAAAAGATTCTACACAGCTCGTCGATGAACTTCATGCCGTCCTCGGCAAGATGGAAACGGCTCTTGCTTCCATTGACGAAGCTATTGTCTGGACTGACAATAGTGGAACCATCCAATGGTGTAATGCAGCTTTCTGTCGTCTGCTTGGACAAGCCCGCATTGCCATTCTCGGGAAACCGGTGACCGACATCGCTCGGTTACGGTTGAACGGTGTCACGCTCCCGGATTCCGCGCATCCGATTACCCGCCTATTAGTTGACGAACAAAATCTTGATGCCGTCTACGAACTTTTTACCACCAATGGCATTGTTACCGTCAATTTGTCGGCAACACGCTTCACGAATGCCAAGCACGAGGTCAGTATTGTTTTCGTTCTGCGATCCATGACCGATGAGGCGGAATCCTCGCAAATCAAACTTCTCGGCGCTGCGTTAGCAGCCTCGGCCAGCGCCGTTGTTATCACGACGCCCGATGGAAATATCGAATGGATCAATCCGGCATTTACTACCCTGACAGGCTATGAATTTTATGAAGTTTTCGGATTTAATATTAAATTACTGCGTTCAGGAAAGCACGACATGGCGTTTTATAACGCTATGTATAACACAATCTATTCCGGACAAGTCTGGCGTGGAGAGCTTATCAACAAACGAAAAGACGGCACGATCTATCATGAAGAACAAACCATCACGCCCATCGTGGATGACACGGGGATTATTACACACTTCATTGCGATAAAACATGACATTACAGAACGTATCGAAACCCAAAAGCGTATAATGGAAACGAACGTGTTGCTTGACGGCCTACGTAAAAGTCAAGATGCATACCTTGCATCGCCAGGCCCAGAAGCACTCTTCCAGAAGCTCTCTCATATTTTACAAGCAATCACCGGTGCTCGTTTTGGTATCGTCGGAGAAGTATTGTATACCAGAAAAAATAAACCTCACTTGAAAACATCGGCACTGCTGCACCTCCGGAATACTATAACCGCGTCCTCTCCATCATTATGGCGAACCCAGCTTCGCATTTTGTTTCCTCGTATCCGTCAGGCTTTTACATCCAAACGTGCTGTCTTTGACAATGCGCCCTCTCCTGAAGCTGGCCTCTCCAATATTGTGTGCCTGCCTATTCTACGGCAACATCGTGTCATCGGCTTAGTGTGTTTGGCTGGAGTTGAGAGAAATCATGCAGGAACAGATATCGAAGATTTTTTATCGCCGTTTCTTTCCACTTGTGCCGCGCTCTTCCAATCTATGGAAAATGACAGAAAACGGCAGCATGCCGAGCGGGAATTAGCTGAACGGGAAACGAAATTTCGAAAAATTTTTCAATATGCCGGTGATGGTATCATTTTGCATACACTCGACGGAACCATCCTTGATGCCAACGAGACAATGCTTAACATGCTTGGCTTCAACCATGCAGAACTTCGAGGAAAATCTGTCACCAGCCTCCACCCTGTGACCATGCTCGAAAAAGCAGGTCGTACCGTTCGCGATCTTCAAACCCATTCATCCGTCTCCATTGAAATCGACTTCATACGCCAAGATGGTTCCACATTTCCAGCAGAAGTCCGTGCGACGCGATTTAATATTGGCGGTAAGTCCCAAGTCCTCGGCGTTGTACGCGATATGAGTGAACACCATGCCGCTCAAGCTGCACTTCAGTACGCTCATGACGAACTTCACGACTATACGGAACGTCTCAACGAGGACTTATTGGCAGCGGCGACGATACAACGTAGTTTTTTGCCGTCGTCACTTCCTGAGATCGACTTCGCTCACATCGCCTGGCGATTCGAACCCAGTGCACACGTCGGGGGTGATATGTTTGGCGTTATCAAGTTTTCCCCCGATGCCTTGGGACTCTTTCTTCTCGATGTTGCTGGACATGGCGTTCCTGCGGCATTGGTTGCTGTCAGCGTGGCCCAACTATTAAATCTTCATTCTGGTATTCTTATTGATAAAACGCAGGGATATATCATTGAACCAGCAAATGTACTAGAAGAACTGGATCTGCTTTTTCCTATTGAACGATTTGGAAGACATTTCACCATGTTCTATGGAATTTTATATCGCAATGGACAATTCATCTCCACCAATGCAGGGCATCCCCCAGGATTGGTTCTCTCAAAGAATGGTCACATGCAGCATTTGGAAACCGGGGGAACACTTGTTGGAATGGGAGGACTCTTTCCCTTTGCTCAATCAACAATCCAACTCACTTCCGGCGACAAAGTCATTTTATACTCCGATGGAGTCATTGAACGAGAGGACAACAAAACACATCTTTTTGGACTTGAAAATCTCAAGCAATTTCTCTCTCATTGCAATGAACTTCCCTTGGACCAAATTCCTTCCAGCGTGTATAAAAACATTATGGATTACGGACAACAGACTCCACTTGATGATGATTTCAGCCTTATGATTATTCATTATACACCTCATTCACTTCGCGGCACCACATTAAAGGACCCATCATGA
- a CDS encoding STAS domain-containing protein, with the protein MTEHTLMITHSQVGLVAVVSMTGRFDAQSAGAAKKALLEDIDSEILRIVVDLSGVDFMDSSGVGALVFVFRALKERHAEMKFCGLRDKLKTIFTMTKLHTIFDIHPNVEDALAAYPTPLSGQIT; encoded by the coding sequence ATGACAGAACACACCTTAATGATTACGCACTCCCAAGTCGGCCTTGTGGCCGTTGTCTCCATGACAGGACGATTTGATGCTCAATCCGCCGGAGCAGCCAAAAAAGCACTGCTTGAAGACATCGATTCCGAAATATTGCGTATTGTTGTCGATCTATCCGGAGTCGATTTCATGGATAGCTCCGGTGTTGGGGCGCTTGTCTTTGTATTCCGTGCTTTGAAGGAACGTCACGCGGAGATGAAGTTCTGTGGCCTTCGGGATAAGCTCAAAACGATTTTCACAATGACAAAGCTACATACAATTTTCGACATTCATCCCAACGTCGAAGATGCTTTAGCAGCGTATCCAACCCCACTTTCAGGGCAAATAACATGA